From a region of the Triticum aestivum cultivar Chinese Spring chromosome 7D, IWGSC CS RefSeq v2.1, whole genome shotgun sequence genome:
- the LOC123170106 gene encoding uncharacterized protein, translating into MAMTLWSVDVKSGETVWSRRLLEGRRGAVTGVSLVGPPSDGSVVVEAYVKNASGDHAFTLAWLSTERPRAELPCPVMVMDSDFFCSRVMRRGGDPAGGEAVAVRIDGHFNDHPTLWEQFDDEDDDDEDEYSVDSEDDDDDSNSEEEEEEEEGSDGEDDGQATSADDSVMLSTLQTLHRRKYAPEGQFVGGSAPRFACAGSTVGVMRVAAVESRGGDDSKQILVLYRYTRFRATPDGVERRGWPKEHQLRFIATGDHVARSLAWAGSSLAVLIYPGFFSEKLEKSKHLEESRKLQELWSSLTSQVSVPPGARRIEVLVDVGNLQRADYTPASMRHMYAALESMVAGPGPERFIGMELHLPEPVRCGAEGESADDDDSGRNADERPAKRRRVDVAGEDCPVCLQLLEVEGDDLAAWPGCSKPHVFHSACLERALVESVRCPMCRHKLSMEPKLE; encoded by the coding sequence ATGGCGATGACCCTCTGGTCCGTGGACGTCAAGAGCGGCGAGACCGTGTGGTCCAGGCGCTTGCTGGAAGGCCGCCGTGGCGCCGTCACCGGCGTCTCCCTCGTCGGCCCGCCGAGCGACGGGAGCGTCGTCGTGGAAGCCTACGTCAAGAACGCCAGCGGGGACCACGCGTTCACGCTCGCGTGGCTGTCCACCGAGAGGCCCCGCGCGGAGCTGCCATGCCCGGTTATGGTGATGGACTCCGATTTCTTCTGCTCTCGCGTGATGCGGCGGGGAGGCGACCCCGCTGGCGGTGAGGCTGTCGCCGTTCGGATAGATGGTCACTTCAACGATCATCCGACGCTGTGGGAGCAGTTCGACGAcgaagatgatgatgacgaggatgaaTACTCGGTGGATTcggaagacgacgacgatgacagcaacagcgaggaggaggaggaggaggaggaggggagcgaCGGCGAGGACGACGGACAAGCGACCAGCGCCGACGATAGCGTGATGCTAAGCACGCTACAGACACTGCACCGTAGGAAGTACGCCCCCGAGGGGCAATTCGTTGGAGGTTCTGCGCCGCGGTTCGCCTGCGCCGGGAGCACGGTCGGCGTCATGCGGGTCGCCGCCGTGGAGAGCCGAGGCGGAGACGACAGCAAGCAGATCTTGGTGCTCTACCGCTACACCCGCTTCAGGGCAACACCGGACGGCGTGGAACGGCGAGGGTGGCCGAAGGAGCACCAGCTCCGGTTCATCGCCACCGGCGACCACGTGGCGAGGTCGCTGGCGTGGGCCGGATCGTCTCTGGCCGTGCTGATATACCCCGGTTTCTTCAGCGAGAAGCTTGAGAAGAGCAAGCATCTTGAGGAGAGCAGGAAGCTCCAGGAGCTATGGTCTAGCTTGACGTCGCAGGTGAGCGTCCCGCCGGGAGCGAGACGCATCGAGGTGTTGGTGGACGTCGGCAACCTCCAGCGGGCGGACTACACGCCCGCGAGCATGAGGCACATGTACGCCGCGCTGGAGAGCATGGTGGCGGGCCCGGGGCCCGAGCGCTTCATCGGCATGGAGTTGCACTTGCCGGAGCCGGTACGGTGCGGCGCGGAAGGCGAATCAGCCGACGATGACGATAGCGGCAGAAACGCGGACGAGCGGCCGGCAAAGCGGAGGAGGGTAGACGTCGCTGGGGAGGATTGCCCCGTCTGCTTGCAGCTGCTGGAGGTGGAGGGCGACGACCTCGCCGCGTGGCCCGGGTGCAGCAAGCCGCACGTATTCCATAGCGCGTGCTTGGAGCGCGCCCTCGTGGAGAGCGTCCGGTGCCCGATGTGCAGGCACAAGTTGTCCATGGAGCCCAAGCTAGAGTGA